One window of Daphnia carinata strain CSIRO-1 chromosome 7, CSIRO_AGI_Dcar_HiC_V3, whole genome shotgun sequence genomic DNA carries:
- the LOC130695513 gene encoding uncharacterized protein LOC130695513 has product MTSKALDIGKGGEFSLRALFDQNNLGVEPEEQSLDVPQEPVAQKAHRITFKREEVSHVEQQSYWKNAGMWTEPLFFSTGDTRFKEAVDFIHQPAKEEPYRDRNKWYEQREILKQYYRNKMRRNALWLAGTNQRTQKKRPLIDASDESSFQYFGQQDEIERQKKKKPHRTFFK; this is encoded by the exons ATGACATCAAAAGCCCTAG ACATTGGCAAGGGCGGAGAGTTCTCGCTGCGAGCCCTGTTCGATCAGAACAACCTTGGCGTTGAACCAGAAGAACAATCTTTAGATGTGCCACAGGAACCAGTCGCTCAGAAAGCACACAGAATAACCTTTAAAAGGGAAGAAGTGAGCCATGTGGAGCAACAAAGCTACTGGAAAAATGCTGGAATGTGGACAGAACCACTGTTTTTTTCCACTGGAGATACACGCTTCAAAG AGGCTGTAGATTTTATTCACCAACCAGCAAAGGAGGAACCGTACCGCGATAGAAACAAATGGTATGAGCAGCGAGAAATATTGAAACAATATTATCGAAACAAAATGCGCCGAAACGCACTATGGTTGGCGGGAACTAATCAGCGAACACAGAAGAAACGGCCATTGATAGATGCGTCAGACGAGTCATCGTTTCAATATTTTGGCCAGCAGGACGAAATCGaacgtcaaaagaaaaagaagcccCACAGgacttttttcaaatga
- the LOC130695517 gene encoding uncharacterized protein LOC130695517 isoform X2 — translation MVLKAQQLSSHPLVRSPAMSKEEAVAVIPHQPARQLFRRVALDPTPVLMLFVCLLFSLLGTEATPMCGVPGRADNGTQISLYPAALYNPGQKAEYSCQPGLALLGDSIRTCQNDGLWSGSRPRCVDNLAYKKAVASSRVVNNYRPDLIVDGNLKSCVYLDTRVVDRFIQIDLKKNHLISGLILHVPDGFVQELTVFIAEKLDSAPGIQYRRCTPRLSQVNAPKVQIECRGEDGPIAIPGRFLHIRDERKIHDFYFALCEIEIYGLPDVPMGCGLPDLPAFAAPANQSQLLEEKHGHMFSPTCQAGFVLHGSKVLRCVDGNWIGSEVTQCVAVECHPLVPVINGQIDLFPVRGLSNNSFNSVARHRCSEGYMIFGGDVTRTCGQDARWTGTPPFCRPTDCQLPRPISNAVYKLVDSHTRPGSIAQYTCFNGYVPQRILADKPLQTVIVCQQNGAWTEGNFHCALRTTYYPPVSISFSTTVDNMSETTEEPIIPDPLDSTTARVQTSSIKEIEFVKPVPITTSVAELIEKNVTPGTDSSLIIASSTDASENTPSAGTAIAATGFVAAFIIFFLMVVVGVALNLCRMRTTFEKARKRFLQASSNLLLIHTSGSSAKDGVCKTASNGGSEKRQIVVKAECEPVYNELDDSFSREPEDCHAKASSSSLSSEQESTYLDIDLDKIADEENYSLKHCTEKSILPYVSHQSESSFTESKPSLTPDEIVLLYAKIDKTKKTRNRVCSNDSESNPPSLDSICKADIDNELQAGRVNKSHSKFGDFHPKKVNELQLPKSVVNVSLNEFVAEHSRIHWKDKNTTPCGLECRPLPALPSQMGKATSAKINEAMTDHNDESDSQNIYATLPLTKP, via the exons ATGGTTTTGAAAGCTCAACAACTGTCCAGCCACCCGTTGGTCCGCTCCCCCGCTATGTCGAAAGAGGAGGCTGTCGCCGTCATCCCACATCAGCCTGCTAGGCAGCTATTTCGACGTGTTGCCTTGGATCCAACACCAGTGCTGATGCTCTTCGTCTGTCTCCTCTTTTCGCTACTCG GGACCGAAGCGACGCCAATGTGCGGAGTTCCAGGTCGTGCCGATAATGGAACACAAATATCGCTGTACCCTGCAGCGCTTTATAATCCTGGTCAGAAAGCGGAATATAG ttgtCAGCCCGGTTTGGCTTTGCTGGGAGATTCAATCCGTACCTGCCAGAATGACGGATTGTGGTCGGGCAGTCGGCCTCGTTGCG TTGATAATTTGGCCTACAAAAAAGCCGTTGCCTCCTCACGCGTCGTTAATAACTACCGTCCAGATCTGATCGTAGACGGCAACCTAAAATCTTGCGTTTACCTGGACACGAGAGTCGTCGACCGATTCATTCAAATTGACCTGAAGAAAAACCATTTAATCAGCGGCCTCATCCTGCACGTGCCAGATG GCTTTGTGCAAGAATTGACAGTGTTCATAGCCGAAAAGTTGGACTCTGCCCCCGGCATCCAATATCGCAG GTGTACGCCGAGATTATCGCAAGTTAATGCCCCCAAAGTACAAATTGAATGCCGGGGAGAGGACGGACCCATTGCAATTCCGGGCCGTTTCCTTCACATCCgtgacgaaagaaaaatccacGATTTCTACTTTGCTCTGTGCGAAATCGAAATCTACGGCCTGCCAg ACGTGCCGATGGGTTGTGGTTTACCTGATCTTCCGGCGTTTGCAGCTCCAGCCAATCAGAGCCAATTGCTGGAAGAGAAACATGGACACATGTTCTCGCCAACTTGCCAAGCCGGATTCGTTTTACACGGATCGAAAGTGTTGCGATGCGTCGATGGCAACTGGATCGGGAGCGAGGTCACCCAGTGTGTCG CTGTGGAATGCCACCCGCTGGTTCCTGTGATCAACGGACAAATCGATTTATTTCCCGTCCGCGGTCTGAGCAACAATAGTTTCAACAGTGTGGCTCGACATCGCTGCTCCGAGGGCTATATGATTTTCGGTGGCGACGTCACGAGAACTTGTGGTCAGGACGCTCGCTGGACTGGTACCCCGCCTTTTTGTCGAC CTACTGATTGCCAATTACCTCGGCCCATTTCCAACGCCGTCTACAAACTGGTCGACAGCCACACCAGGCCGGGATCCATCGCTCAGTATACGTGTTTCAACGGATACGTCCCACAAA GAATTCTCGCAGACAAACCTCTTCAAACAGTGATC GTGTGTCAGCAAAATGGCGCCTGGACGGAGGGGAATTTTCACTGCGCCTTGAGAACTACATATTATCCACCGGTCTCCATTTCGTTTTCCACAACAGTAGACAATATGAG TGAAACGACGGAAGAGCCGATAATACCCGACCCATTGGACAGCACTACTGCCCGGGTGCAGACCTCGTCCattaaagaaattgaattcgtCAAACCAGTTCCGATAACAACTTCGGTGGCTGAACTGATAGAAAAAAACGTGACACCCGGAACCGATTCCAGCTTGATTATCGCCAGTAGTACTGACGCATCAGAAAATACGCCATCCGCTGGAACAGCGATAGCGGCAACAGGATTCGTCGCCGCCTTTATCATCTTCTTCCTGATGGTCGTTGTTGGCGTTGCCCTCAACCTGTGCAG GATGCGTACCACCTttgaaaaagcaagaaaacgcTTTCTGCAGGCATCGAGCAATCTGTTGCTGATCCACACTTCTGGTTCTTCCGCAAAGGATGGCGTGTGCAAAACAGCCAGCAATGGGGGAAGCGAGAAGCGTCAAATAGTCGTCAAAGCCGAATGCGAACCTGTCTACAACGAATTAGATGATAGTTTTAGCCGAGAACCGGAGGATTGCCACGCCAAAGCTTCATCTTCATCGCTCAGTTCGGAGCAGGAAAGCACTTATTTGGATATTGATCTCGATAAAATCGCCGACGAGGAGAATTATTCTTTGAAACACTGCACGGAAAAGTCAATTTTACCTTACGTATCGCATCAAAGTGAATCATCATTTACCGAATCGAAACCGTCGCTTACACCAGACGAAATCGTGCTTCTCTACGCCAAGATAGacaaaacgaagaaaacgagaaaccGAGTCTGCAGCAATGATAGTGAATCAAATCCTCCATCACTTGATTCCATTTGTAAAGCGGACATCGACAATGAATTACAAGCAGGCCGTGTCAACAAATCGCACTCCAAATTCGGGGATTTTCATCCGAAAAAAGTCAATGAACTGCAACTGCCGAAAAGTGTGGTCAACGTTTCGCTGAATGAATTTGTTGCTGAACATTCGCGCATTCATTGGAAGGACAAGAATACGACGCCGTGTGGACTGGAGTGCAGACCATTGCCAGCTTTGCCTAGCCAGATGGGGAAAGCCACATCAGCCAAGATAAACGAAGCTATGACGGATCACAATGACGAATCCGATAGCCAAAATATCTACGCCACTCTTCCCTTAACCAAACCATAG
- the LOC130695486 gene encoding ATP-dependent helicase brm-like — protein MSSGEPPSSSMMTSPGPGPGTPQPSPITHPTASPAPHSHPNANAGNQQQQVASPMAPPQPPSPMNHPQSSPSPMGPPMQQHPPPQFQQQPQQQQAYPPPMSGSVSMGPPHQPMQQPIRQHHGGIPQPHYMAGGGGYPPVSHHQPPQQANYPSQPGGPISQPSQQQPGAPPYPPDNINALQRAISTMEDRGLQDDPRYSALLAMRAKQGGMAPTSHSPGPPLDPNRQPGAPSPYGPPNSAVLNGNSSGPEGANSMKSSFLSPTQVHQLRAQIMAYRLLARNQPVPTNIGMAAQGKRTDLPSLQAQPSSASQLDQQQQQMYAPSPSQSGQPFQRPTAPSVPSSPMQPSNIRPMGPTYPSQQPVAPSAGGQQPQLPPMGPSPSAGAPTSGTTASPVPGTIPNPRPSQPQIPIHPMQPSQGATAPTAIQMGNAALQPIIAPPIVSAPNAALMQQQPVMPHSQQMQPQQLQQQTLVSKQNKVTPIAKPTGLDPVVILQERENRMASRVAYRIEELSNLPTTMGEDLRVKAQIELRALRLLNFQRQLRSEVLACTRRDTTLETAVNVKAYKRTKKQGLREARATEKLEKQQKMEAERRRRQKHQEYLTAVLQHGKDLKEFHRNNQAKIVRINKAVLLHHANAEREQKKEQERIEKERMRRLMAEDEEGYRKLIDQKKDKRLAFLLQQTDEYIANLTEMVKLHKTEQRRKMKEQQMMKRRIQRNDDGTVVDDFHVTVVETATGNILKGEEAPLASVLQTWLEAHPGWEEASEEEEQHNEEEHQEEPKVAVKDEPEISEETAAGVIRKVKALDDEYKTDDGEKNYYSIAHTIHEKVHGQASILINGKLKEYQVKGLEWLVSLYNNNLNGILADEMGLGKTIQTIGLITYLMEVKKNAGPYLIIVPLSTLSNWSLEFEKWAPSVNVVCYKGSPTVRRIVQNQMRAVKFNVLLTTYEYIIKDKSILAKLPFKYMIIDEGHRMKNHHCKLTQVLNTHYLAPHRLLLTGTPLQNKLPELWALLNFLLPSIFKSVSTFEQWFNAPFATTGEKVELNEEETILIIRRLHKVLRPFLLRRLKKEVESQLPDKVEYIVKCDMSGLQKVLYRHMQSKGVMLTDGSEKDKKGKGGAKALMNTIMQLRKLCNHPFMFQHIEEAYCEHMGVPGGLVSGPDLYRTSGKFELLDRILPKLKHLNHRVLLFCQMTQLMTIMEDYLNWKSFKYLRLDGTTKADDRGDLLKKFNDKSSDYFLFLLSTRAGGLGLNLQAADTVIIFDSDWNPHQDLQAQDRAHRIGQTNEVRVLRLMTVGSVEERILAAARYKLNMDQKVIQAGKFDQKSTGADRRQFLQTILHADEMEDEEENEVPDDETVNQMIARSESEFELYQRMDIERRREEARQGAARKPRLMEESELPEWMSKDEEEVERLTCEEEEERVFGRGNRQKKDVDYGESLTEKEWLKAIGAMEEEGNVDDDEEEEEPGPSGRGSKRSRTTGGSRRKRQRGDGDGGNEDDEPSNKKRRGGGRSLNAEKDSTVNAPLKRKMKKILEAVMKYTDAEGRMLSQPFMKLPTRKELPDYYEVIKKPIDINKILQRLQADKYMELDELERDFMLLCKNAQNYNEESSLIYEDSVVLQSVFTSARQRIEDEPEEPQQAPPQHQQQEDEGNDDDDAQPSESDDNSNAASSVKVKIKLGKNRSGKNSDGSGHATPAGGRSKRKRTSRKYVSDEEDDFGEEEASASERTSSRSSSRVASPAPSRRNR, from the exons ATGTCATCTGGAGAGCCACCTTCTTCCTCCATGATGACTTCACCTGGACCAGGCCCTGGAACACCACAGCCATCACCAATAACACACCCAACTGCTTCTCCTGCACCCCATTCCCATCCAAACGCAAATGCTGGAAATCAGCAGCAGCAAGTGGCTTCCCCGATGGCTCCACCTCAACCACCATCACCTATGAATCATCCTCAATCATCTCCATCACCCATGGGTCCACCAATGCAGCAACATCCACCTCCACAGTTCCAgcaacaaccacaacaacaacaagcttATCCACCTCCAATGTCAGGATCAGTTTCAATGGGCCCTCCTCACCAGCCGATGCAACAACCAATAAGGCAACATCATGGTGGAATTCCACAGCCTCATTACATGGCAGGAGGAGGAGGCTATCCTCCAGTTTCACACCATCAACCTCCACAGCAAGCAAATTATCCATCACAGCCAGGTGGTCCGATTTCTCAGCCATCCCAACAACAACCTGGAGCACCACCTTACCCCCCTGACAACATTAATGCTTTACAAAGAGCCATATCTACAATGGAAGACCGTGGTCTACAAGATGATCCTCGGTATTCTGCCCTCCTTGCCATGCGAGCTAAACAAGGGGGAATGGCACCCACTAGCCATAGTCCTGGTCCTCCATTAGACCCCAACAG GCAACCAGGAGCACCTTCTCCGTATGGACCACCCAACTCTGCGGTGCTGAATGGTAATTCTTCTGGACCTGAAGGAGCCAATTCCATGAAATCATCGTTCCTTTCGCCAACCCAAGTACACCAGCTTCGGGCACAAATTATGGCGTACCGTTTATTGGCTCGGAATCAGCCTGTGCCAACCAATATTGGAATGGCTGCGCAAGGGAAAAGGACGGATCTACCTTCACTGCAGGCACAACCGAGCTCGGCATCTCAGCTggatcaacagcagcagcaaatgTACGCTCCGTCGCCTTCACAGTCCGGACAACCGTTCCAAAGACCTACCGCCCCTTCTGTCCCTTCCTCTCCAATGCAACCTTCCAATATTAGACCTATGGGTCCTACATATCCTTCTCAGCAGCCCGTGGCACCATCAGCAGGTGGGCAACAGCCCCAGCTTCCACCTATGGGCCCCTCACCATCGGCAGGAGCGCCGACATCTGGAACTACTGCGAGTCCAGTCCCGGGAACCATACCAAATCCTCGACCTTCTCAGCCGCAG ATTCCAATACATCCCATGCAACCATCGCAAGGAGCCACCGCACCCACAGCAATTCAGATGGGAAATGCTGCGCTGCAACCCATTATAGCGCCACCGATAGTTTCTGCTCCCAACGCGGCGTTGATGCAGCAACAACCTGTTATGCCTCATTCTCAACAGATGCAACCACAACAACTGCAGCAGCAAACGCTCGTctccaaacaaaacaaagtcaCCCCAATAGCGAAGCCGACAGGACTAGATCCCGTAGTAATTTTACAG GAAAGAGAAAATCGCATGGCCAGCCGTGTTGCCTATCGGATAGAAGAGTTGAGTAACCTGCCTACTACGATGGGCGAAGATCTACGAGTAAAGGCGCAGATTGAGTTGCGCGCATTACGATTACTTAACTTCCAGAGGCAGCTGCGATCTGAAGTATTGGCGTGCACAAGAAGAGACACGACACTGGAAACAGCTGTCAATGTAAAAGCTTATAAGAGGACTAAGAAACAAGGACTGCGAGAAGCTCGAGCGACTGAGAAGTtggaaaaacaacagaaaatggaagCCGAGCGCCGTAGGCGTCAAAAACACCAAGAATACCTCACGGCTGTTCTCCAACACGGCAAAGACCTTAAAGAGTTCCATCGCAATAATCAG GCCAAAATTGTGCGCATCAACAAAGCTGTTTTGTTACATCATGCTAACGCAGAGCGTGAACAGAAGAAGGAACAGGAGCGCATTGAGAAAGAACGTATGCGCCGCTTGATGgctgaagatgaagaaggcTATCGTAAGCTGATCGatcagaaaaaagacaaacgtcTCGCCTTCCTTCTGCAGCAAACTGACGAATACATTGCCAATCTCACGGAGATGGTCAAACTTCATAAAACGGAACAGCGACGAAAAATGAAGGAGCAGCAAATGATGAAGAGACGCATTCAACGAAACGATGATGGAACAGTTGTTGATGATTTCCATGTTACCGTTGTAGAAACGGCTACCGGAAATATCCTTAAAGGCGAGGAAGCGCCGCTTGCGTCTGTTCTTCAG aCCTGGTTGGAAGCTCATCCTGGCTGGGAAGAAGCATCGGAGGAGGAAGAGCAACATAACGAGGAAGAGCACCAAGAAGAACCCAAAGTAGCAGTAAAAGACGAACCCGAAATAAGTGAAGAAACTGCTGCTGGGGTCATAAGAAAAGTGAAAGCTTTGGATGACGAGTACAAGACTGACGATGGTGAGAAGAATTACTACTCGATTGCCCACACCATACACGAAAAAGTCCATGGACAGGCCAGCATTTTGATCAACGGCAAATTGAAAG AATATCAAGTGAAAGGTTTGGAATGGCTTGTCTCGTTGTATAACAATAACCTAAACGGCATTCTAGCTGACGAAATGGGTCTTGGAAAAACTATTCAAACTATCGGATTGATCACTTACTTGATggaagtaaagaaaaatgctggGCCGTATCTCATCATTGTGCCCTTGTCCACTCTTTCCAACTGGTCTCTAGAGTTTGAAAAGTGGGCCCCTTCGGTCAACGTTGTATGCTATAAGGGATCTCCCACGGTGCGCCGTATCGTGCAAAATCAAATGAGAGCCGTCAAGTTCAATGTGCTACTTACGACCTACGAGTACATCATTAAggacaaatcaattttggcCAAGTTACCCTTTAAGTACATGATTATCGATGAAGGACATCGTATGAAGAACCATCATTGTAAATTGACCCAG GTCTTGAACACACACTATTTAGCGCCTCACCGTTTGCTTTTGACTGGTACGCCTCTGCAAAACAAACTTCCCGAATTGTGGGCCTTGCTGAACTTCTTACTGCCGTCCATCTTCAAGTCGGTTTCTACATTTGAGCAATGGTTCAACGCACCATTTGCCACGACTGGTGAAAAAGTGGAACTcaatgaagaagaaacaattttGATCATTCGTCGTCTGCACAAAGTCTTACGTCCTTTCCTTCTTCGTCGCCTCAAGAAAGAAGTAGAATCGCAGCTGCCCGACAAGGTGGAATATATCGTCAAGTGCGACATGTCCGGCTTGCAGAAGGTCTTGTATCGTCATATGCAAAGCAAGGGTGTTATGCTTACTGACGGCTCGGAAAAGGATAAGAAGGGCAAGGGAGGGGCCAAGGCTTTGATGAACACTATCATGCAGCTGAGGAAGCTTTGCAATCACCCGTTCATGTTCCAGCACATCGAGGAAGCCTATTGCGAACATATGGGTGTTCCGGGTGGGCTTGTCTCTGGCCCCGATCTCTACCGTACGTCTGGAAAATTCGAACTGCTTGATCGGATTCTTCCCaaattgaaacatttgaaCCATCGTGTACTTCTCTTTTGTCAAATGACACAGTTGATGACAATCATGGAGGACTATCTCAATTGGAAAAGCTTTAAG tATCTGCGATTAGACGGTACCACAAAAGCTGATGATCGTGGTGACCTATTGAAGAAGTTCAACGATAAGTCTTCCGactatttccttttcttgctgTCAACTCGTGCTGGTGGTCTGGGTCTCAATCTCCAAGCGGCCGACACTGTCATTATTTTCGATTCCGATTGGAATCCTCATCAAGATTTGCAAGCACAGGATCGTGCCCATCGTATCGGTCAAACTAACGAAGTGCGTGTTTTACGTCTGATGACCGTCGGTTCCGTTGAAGAACGTATTCTTGCTGCTGCTAGGTACAAGTTGAATATGGACCAGAAAGTCATCCAGGCTGGTAAATTTGATCAGAAATCGACTGGAGCAGATCGACGCCAATTCCTACAGACAATTCTACATGCG GATGAAATGGAAGACGAAGAGGAGAACGAAGTCCCTGATGATGAAACAGTCAATCAAATGATAGCTCGTAGTGAGAGCGAGTTTGAACTATATCAACGTATGGATATCGAACGCCGAAGAGAAGAGGCACGTCAAGGAGCGGCAAGAAAACCGCGTCTGATGGAAGAATCTGAATTGCCAGAATGGATGTCCAAAGACGAAGAGGAGGTGGAACGGTTAACgtgcgaagaagaagaagaacgcgTGTTTGGTCGAGGAAATCGTCAGAAGAAGGATGTCGATTATGGTGAAAGCCTCACCGAAAAAGAGTGGCTTAAAGCTATTGGTGCCATGGAAGAAGAAGGCAACgtcgatgatgatgaagaggaagaagaaccTGGCCCAAGTGGTCGTGGCTCTAAACGATCGCGGACCACTGGTGGTTCGCGTCGCAAGCGCCAGCGAGGCGACGGTGATGGGGGCAATGAAGACGATGAGCCGTCGAACAAAAAACGACGGGGAGGAGGTCGATCGCTAAACGCCGAAAAGGATAGCACCGTCAATGCGCCACTCAAACgcaagatgaagaagattcTGGAAGCCGTCATGAAATACACAGATGCCGAGGGTAGGATGCTCAGTCAACCTTTCATGAAGCTTCCAACCCGTAAAGAACTACCCGATTACTATGAAGTAATCAAGAAACCTATCGACATCAATAAAATCCTCCAGCGACTTCAGGCGGATAAATATATG GAACTCGACGAGCTGGAGCGAGACTTTATGTTGTTGTGCAAGAACGCCCAAAATTATAACGAAGAGTCGTCGCTCATTTACGAGGACTCTGTTGTCCTTCAGTCGGTATTCACCAGCGCTAGACAGCGTATAGAGGATGAACCGGAAGAGCCCCAACAGGCACCGCCACAACACCAGCAGCAGGAAGATGAAGGcaacgacgatgacgacgcgCAACCCAGTGAATCGGATGACAATTCAAACGCGGCATCTTCGGTGAAAGTCAAGATCAAACTCGGTAAAAACCGCAGCGGTAAGAACAGCGATGGTAGCGGGCATGCCACCCCTGCCGGCGGGAGGAGCAAACGCAAGCGCACCAGCCGCAAATACGTTAGCGACGAAGAGGATGATTTTGGAGAGGAAGAGGCAA GTGCTAGTGAAAGAACTTCTTCTCGTAGTTCATCACGCGTAGCTTCGCCGGCACCTTCTCGTCGTAACCGTTAA
- the LOC130695517 gene encoding uncharacterized protein LOC130695517 isoform X1 has translation MVLKAQQLSSHPLVRSPAMSKEEAVAVIPHQPARQLFRRVALDPTPVLMLFVCLLFSLLGTEATPMCGVPGRADNGTQISLYPAALYNPGQKAEYSCQPGLALLGDSIRTCQNDGLWSGSRPRCVDNLAYKKAVASSRVVNNYRPDLIVDGNLKSCVYLDTRVVDRFIQIDLKKNHLISGLILHVPDGFVQELTVFIAEKLDSAPGIQYRRCTPRLSQVNAPKVQIECRGEDGPIAIPGRFLHIRDERKIHDFYFALCEIEIYGLPDVPMGCGLPDLPAFAAPANQSQLLEEKHGHMFSPTCQAGFVLHGSKVLRCVDGNWIGSEVTQCVAVECHPLVPVINGQIDLFPVRGLSNNSFNSVARHRCSEGYMIFGGDVTRTCGQDARWTGTPPFCRPTDCQLPRPISNAVYKLVDSHTRPGSIAQYTCFNGYVPQRILADKPLQTVIVCQQNGAWTEGNFHCALRTTYYPPVSISFSTTVDNMSSETTEEPIIPDPLDSTTARVQTSSIKEIEFVKPVPITTSVAELIEKNVTPGTDSSLIIASSTDASENTPSAGTAIAATGFVAAFIIFFLMVVVGVALNLCRMRTTFEKARKRFLQASSNLLLIHTSGSSAKDGVCKTASNGGSEKRQIVVKAECEPVYNELDDSFSREPEDCHAKASSSSLSSEQESTYLDIDLDKIADEENYSLKHCTEKSILPYVSHQSESSFTESKPSLTPDEIVLLYAKIDKTKKTRNRVCSNDSESNPPSLDSICKADIDNELQAGRVNKSHSKFGDFHPKKVNELQLPKSVVNVSLNEFVAEHSRIHWKDKNTTPCGLECRPLPALPSQMGKATSAKINEAMTDHNDESDSQNIYATLPLTKP, from the exons ATGGTTTTGAAAGCTCAACAACTGTCCAGCCACCCGTTGGTCCGCTCCCCCGCTATGTCGAAAGAGGAGGCTGTCGCCGTCATCCCACATCAGCCTGCTAGGCAGCTATTTCGACGTGTTGCCTTGGATCCAACACCAGTGCTGATGCTCTTCGTCTGTCTCCTCTTTTCGCTACTCG GGACCGAAGCGACGCCAATGTGCGGAGTTCCAGGTCGTGCCGATAATGGAACACAAATATCGCTGTACCCTGCAGCGCTTTATAATCCTGGTCAGAAAGCGGAATATAG ttgtCAGCCCGGTTTGGCTTTGCTGGGAGATTCAATCCGTACCTGCCAGAATGACGGATTGTGGTCGGGCAGTCGGCCTCGTTGCG TTGATAATTTGGCCTACAAAAAAGCCGTTGCCTCCTCACGCGTCGTTAATAACTACCGTCCAGATCTGATCGTAGACGGCAACCTAAAATCTTGCGTTTACCTGGACACGAGAGTCGTCGACCGATTCATTCAAATTGACCTGAAGAAAAACCATTTAATCAGCGGCCTCATCCTGCACGTGCCAGATG GCTTTGTGCAAGAATTGACAGTGTTCATAGCCGAAAAGTTGGACTCTGCCCCCGGCATCCAATATCGCAG GTGTACGCCGAGATTATCGCAAGTTAATGCCCCCAAAGTACAAATTGAATGCCGGGGAGAGGACGGACCCATTGCAATTCCGGGCCGTTTCCTTCACATCCgtgacgaaagaaaaatccacGATTTCTACTTTGCTCTGTGCGAAATCGAAATCTACGGCCTGCCAg ACGTGCCGATGGGTTGTGGTTTACCTGATCTTCCGGCGTTTGCAGCTCCAGCCAATCAGAGCCAATTGCTGGAAGAGAAACATGGACACATGTTCTCGCCAACTTGCCAAGCCGGATTCGTTTTACACGGATCGAAAGTGTTGCGATGCGTCGATGGCAACTGGATCGGGAGCGAGGTCACCCAGTGTGTCG CTGTGGAATGCCACCCGCTGGTTCCTGTGATCAACGGACAAATCGATTTATTTCCCGTCCGCGGTCTGAGCAACAATAGTTTCAACAGTGTGGCTCGACATCGCTGCTCCGAGGGCTATATGATTTTCGGTGGCGACGTCACGAGAACTTGTGGTCAGGACGCTCGCTGGACTGGTACCCCGCCTTTTTGTCGAC CTACTGATTGCCAATTACCTCGGCCCATTTCCAACGCCGTCTACAAACTGGTCGACAGCCACACCAGGCCGGGATCCATCGCTCAGTATACGTGTTTCAACGGATACGTCCCACAAA GAATTCTCGCAGACAAACCTCTTCAAACAGTGATC GTGTGTCAGCAAAATGGCGCCTGGACGGAGGGGAATTTTCACTGCGCCTTGAGAACTACATATTATCCACCGGTCTCCATTTCGTTTTCCACAACAGTAGACAATATGAG CAGTGAAACGACGGAAGAGCCGATAATACCCGACCCATTGGACAGCACTACTGCCCGGGTGCAGACCTCGTCCattaaagaaattgaattcgtCAAACCAGTTCCGATAACAACTTCGGTGGCTGAACTGATAGAAAAAAACGTGACACCCGGAACCGATTCCAGCTTGATTATCGCCAGTAGTACTGACGCATCAGAAAATACGCCATCCGCTGGAACAGCGATAGCGGCAACAGGATTCGTCGCCGCCTTTATCATCTTCTTCCTGATGGTCGTTGTTGGCGTTGCCCTCAACCTGTGCAG GATGCGTACCACCTttgaaaaagcaagaaaacgcTTTCTGCAGGCATCGAGCAATCTGTTGCTGATCCACACTTCTGGTTCTTCCGCAAAGGATGGCGTGTGCAAAACAGCCAGCAATGGGGGAAGCGAGAAGCGTCAAATAGTCGTCAAAGCCGAATGCGAACCTGTCTACAACGAATTAGATGATAGTTTTAGCCGAGAACCGGAGGATTGCCACGCCAAAGCTTCATCTTCATCGCTCAGTTCGGAGCAGGAAAGCACTTATTTGGATATTGATCTCGATAAAATCGCCGACGAGGAGAATTATTCTTTGAAACACTGCACGGAAAAGTCAATTTTACCTTACGTATCGCATCAAAGTGAATCATCATTTACCGAATCGAAACCGTCGCTTACACCAGACGAAATCGTGCTTCTCTACGCCAAGATAGacaaaacgaagaaaacgagaaaccGAGTCTGCAGCAATGATAGTGAATCAAATCCTCCATCACTTGATTCCATTTGTAAAGCGGACATCGACAATGAATTACAAGCAGGCCGTGTCAACAAATCGCACTCCAAATTCGGGGATTTTCATCCGAAAAAAGTCAATGAACTGCAACTGCCGAAAAGTGTGGTCAACGTTTCGCTGAATGAATTTGTTGCTGAACATTCGCGCATTCATTGGAAGGACAAGAATACGACGCCGTGTGGACTGGAGTGCAGACCATTGCCAGCTTTGCCTAGCCAGATGGGGAAAGCCACATCAGCCAAGATAAACGAAGCTATGACGGATCACAATGACGAATCCGATAGCCAAAATATCTACGCCACTCTTCCCTTAACCAAACCATAG